One genomic region from Parachlamydia acanthamoebae encodes:
- a CDS encoding CesT family type III secretion system chaperone: protein MSFENAKENLKEFGKELGLEGLEFDENNTCILGIDDEFSLHLTYEPNSKRLYLYSPLLDGLPRDDKTKLRLYEKLLEMSMLGGQMAGGGVGVAVQEELILMHCTIDMEHAVPSALRAFAPLYVETVEGLRKLCAEISEGRDTASKPKESDMLPGGLSGKKGNQGFIKI, encoded by the coding sequence ATGTCGTTTGAAAATGCTAAAGAGAACCTTAAAGAGTTCGGGAAAGAGCTTGGTTTAGAGGGGTTAGAGTTTGACGAGAACAATACCTGTATTTTGGGGATTGATGATGAGTTTTCGTTACATTTAACTTACGAACCAAATTCTAAAAGACTCTATCTCTATTCTCCTCTTCTGGATGGACTTCCACGCGACGACAAAACAAAACTACGCCTTTACGAAAAACTACTAGAGATGTCCATGCTCGGTGGCCAAATGGCGGGTGGGGGCGTTGGTGTTGCTGTGCAGGAAGAGCTAATTCTTATGCATTGCACCATTGATATGGAACATGCAGTCCCATCAGCTCTCAGAGCGTTTGCTCCTCTCTACGTAGAAACAGTAGAAGGCTTACGTAAGCTTTGTGCAGAAATCTCAGAAGGTAGAGATACAGCTTCTAAGCCAAAAGAAAGCGATATGCTTCCTGGTGGATTGTCTGGGAAAAAAGGCAATCAAGGATTTATCAAAATCTAG
- the ssb gene encoding single-stranded DNA-binding protein — translation MNHLYLAGHLGADPETRFTPGGQKVTTLRIATNSYQNGQDVTTWWRVTCWGDKFDKILPHLKKGSAVIIMGEMKKPEIYMDKEGRPQVALELTAESIRFSPFGKSEKGDREGGAQQGGGFAPRQQSRADFGEQTFQSNGGAGSYGQNPSYENFEDEDSKLPF, via the coding sequence ATGAATCATCTTTATCTTGCAGGACATCTCGGAGCAGATCCAGAAACGCGTTTTACACCTGGTGGACAAAAAGTCACGACTTTACGTATTGCCACAAACTCTTATCAAAATGGACAAGATGTCACCACTTGGTGGCGTGTGACATGCTGGGGAGACAAATTTGACAAAATCTTGCCTCATTTGAAAAAGGGAAGTGCTGTTATCATCATGGGCGAAATGAAAAAACCTGAAATTTATATGGATAAAGAAGGGCGACCTCAAGTTGCACTTGAACTCACAGCAGAAAGCATTCGCTTTAGTCCTTTTGGTAAATCTGAAAAAGGCGATAGAGAGGGCGGTGCTCAGCAGGGTGGTGGATTTGCGCCTCGTCAGCAAAGTCGTGCTGATTTTGGTGAGCAAACGTTCCAGTCGAATGGGGGAGCGGGGTCTTATGGACAGAATCCTTCTTATGAAAACTTTGAGGATGAAGATTCTAAGCTACCTTTTTAA
- the dinB gene encoding DNA polymerase IV, producing the protein MNQRIIFHIDMDAFFASIEILRNPSLKGKPVIVGGSPDKRGVVSTCSYEARAYGVHSAMSLFEAKKKCPHAIFVEGDYAIYRNYSSKVMDILSRHSSLVEVVSIDEAYMDVSFLKDDPEMTAKQYGRKLKEAVLKNTGLTCSVGIASNKLIAKIASSRAKPNGLYEIPSGEEAAFLATLPIGAIPGIGSKTEKSLIDDRLYTIADLQKIDLDTLIERYGTRGYYFYLAAHGIDKRPVDGEEYFPKSIGAETTFEADLADSTILLETLSELVQKACKRLKKYQTRTRGFSLKLRYSDFRTVTRSRLLFSHTQDEQTIWEEARDFFLKVHTKDVPLRLIGISLEKLSDGYWQPTLWNWEQP; encoded by the coding sequence ATGAATCAGCGTATTATTTTTCATATCGATATGGATGCATTTTTTGCTTCCATTGAAATTCTGCGCAATCCCTCTTTAAAGGGCAAACCGGTTATTGTTGGGGGTTCCCCCGATAAACGAGGGGTTGTTTCAACATGCTCCTATGAGGCTCGAGCCTATGGGGTCCACTCCGCCATGTCTTTATTTGAAGCAAAAAAAAAATGCCCCCACGCCATTTTTGTGGAGGGGGATTACGCTATTTACAGGAATTACTCTTCCAAAGTGATGGATATCCTATCCAGGCACTCTTCTCTGGTAGAAGTGGTCAGTATTGACGAAGCCTACATGGATGTGTCCTTCTTGAAAGATGATCCAGAAATGACAGCTAAGCAGTATGGAAGAAAACTCAAAGAAGCGGTCTTGAAAAATACGGGACTGACATGTTCTGTCGGAATTGCAAGCAACAAGTTAATTGCTAAAATCGCGTCTTCACGCGCTAAACCGAATGGTCTTTATGAAATTCCTTCTGGGGAAGAAGCTGCTTTTCTTGCAACACTCCCGATTGGAGCAATTCCGGGTATTGGCTCAAAAACCGAGAAATCTTTAATCGATGATCGTCTTTACACGATTGCTGATCTTCAAAAAATCGATTTAGATACGTTGATCGAGCGTTATGGGACGCGGGGCTACTATTTTTATCTCGCAGCTCACGGCATTGATAAGCGACCAGTTGATGGAGAAGAATACTTTCCCAAATCCATTGGAGCAGAAACAACCTTCGAAGCCGATCTTGCGGACTCGACCATTCTACTCGAAACTTTATCTGAACTCGTTCAAAAAGCGTGTAAACGATTAAAAAAATACCAAACTAGAACGCGAGGCTTTTCACTTAAATTACGCTATAGCGATTTTCGCACAGTGACACGCTCTCGCCTTTTGTTCAGCCATACACAGGATGAACAAACCATCTGGGAAGAGGCTCGCGATTTTTTCTTAAAGGTACACACAAAAGATGTGCCACTCCGTCTGATAGGCATTTCTTTGGAAAAGCTCTCAGACGGATATTGGCAACCAACTTTATGGAATTGGGAGCAACCTTAA
- a CDS encoding cytidylyltransferase domain-containing protein: MRIVIIVQARMGSTRLPGKVLKPVLGRPLLGYLIERLKAVANADGLLIATTTHPLDQAIVDYCQKENVQVVRGSEENVLSRYVEAGKFTHADAVVRITADCPIIDPKIIDQQITFYRDHAHEYDYITNALKRTFPYGMEVEVFSFKELEKAASLKTSLIEQEHVTPVFYFHQKQYRVFNVTLEEDLSRYRLTVDTPEDFELVKRVIEALYPKNPLFSLDDILLLLQKHPEWLLLNAQIQQKSVKNDG; encoded by the coding sequence TTGCGCATTGTGATAATCGTTCAAGCACGTATGGGATCAACACGATTACCCGGGAAGGTTCTTAAGCCAGTATTAGGGCGGCCTTTGCTTGGCTATTTGATAGAACGTCTAAAAGCTGTTGCTAATGCGGATGGTTTGTTGATTGCTACAACGACGCATCCTCTTGACCAAGCCATAGTGGACTACTGTCAGAAGGAAAATGTGCAAGTTGTCAGAGGAAGCGAGGAGAACGTCTTAAGCCGTTATGTCGAAGCGGGCAAATTCACACATGCTGATGCGGTTGTGCGTATCACGGCTGATTGCCCGATTATAGACCCGAAGATTATCGATCAACAGATTACTTTTTATCGAGATCATGCCCATGAATACGATTATATCACGAATGCTTTAAAGCGTACCTTTCCTTATGGAATGGAAGTGGAAGTCTTTTCATTTAAAGAATTGGAAAAAGCTGCTTCGCTTAAAACAAGCTTAATCGAGCAGGAGCATGTGACACCGGTCTTTTATTTTCACCAAAAACAGTACCGTGTCTTTAATGTGACGTTAGAAGAAGATCTTTCTCGCTACCGTTTAACCGTTGATACTCCCGAAGATTTTGAACTTGTCAAGCGGGTGATTGAGGCGCTCTATCCTAAAAACCCGTTATTTTCTTTAGATGACATTCTTTTACTTCTTCAAAAGCATCCAGAATGGCTCCTTCTAAATGCGCAAATTCAACAGAAAAGTGTTAAAAATGATGGGTGA
- a CDS encoding GNAT family N-acetyltransferase, producing MMGEMEKIRFECVCVSENHAHQVMEWRNDPVTRAMSFHQELKEWDPFWKEFQERFFVCPALPPLFILVDGNRAGFLAFHPISHPLGKTLSCCEISIQIAPEYRGKGVGVQALKALHPWVLQQGFQAIYAEVKDENVASQKMFVKAGYQEIGHTDKHLEDSGQKSPIIRYLVELSKSEASSKVFVIAEAGSNWRVGSPAKDLEMGKALIAAAAEAGADAVKFQTYRAQNLYVKNAGQIGYLESSGFHEDVYSLLENLEMPYEMLEELAKTCQKWGVEFMSTPFSKQDFLFIDPFVKRHKIASYELNHPRLLELAAQSGKPLFLSTGASTEAEIAWAVKTFKAYGGKDLTLLQCTAAYPAPPDSLNLRAIAWMKARFRVSAGLSDHSLHPLYAPLAAVALGATAIEKHFTLDRHLPGPDHAYALLPEELKEMIKTIREGEKMLGTGFKTENAVESELRLFARRGLQAIAPIKKGGIFEEGKNIDILRPGNQKPGIHPKFIFRVEGKKATRSLSEGEGIQYGDWE from the coding sequence ATGATGGGTGAAATGGAAAAAATTCGATTCGAATGTGTGTGCGTTTCTGAAAACCATGCGCACCAGGTGATGGAGTGGCGGAATGACCCTGTAACGCGTGCGATGTCTTTTCATCAAGAGCTTAAAGAATGGGATCCTTTTTGGAAGGAATTTCAAGAACGTTTTTTTGTTTGTCCTGCATTGCCACCCTTATTCATTTTGGTCGATGGGAATCGTGCGGGCTTTTTGGCCTTTCATCCCATTTCACATCCATTAGGAAAAACTTTATCCTGTTGCGAGATTTCAATTCAAATTGCTCCTGAATATCGGGGGAAAGGAGTGGGTGTTCAAGCGCTCAAGGCACTTCATCCATGGGTTTTGCAGCAGGGTTTTCAAGCGATTTATGCAGAGGTTAAGGATGAGAATGTTGCTTCCCAAAAGATGTTCGTAAAAGCGGGATATCAGGAAATCGGGCACACAGACAAGCATTTGGAAGATTCTGGACAGAAAAGTCCGATTATCCGCTATTTAGTCGAGCTTTCAAAGTCAGAAGCCTCTTCTAAAGTATTTGTTATTGCAGAAGCTGGGTCTAATTGGAGAGTGGGTTCGCCAGCTAAAGACCTTGAAATGGGAAAAGCACTCATTGCCGCAGCTGCAGAGGCCGGAGCCGATGCTGTTAAATTTCAAACTTATCGCGCTCAAAATTTGTATGTGAAAAATGCGGGACAAATCGGGTACTTGGAAAGTTCTGGATTTCATGAGGATGTGTATTCTCTCTTAGAAAATTTAGAAATGCCCTATGAAATGCTAGAAGAGCTGGCAAAGACATGTCAAAAATGGGGGGTTGAATTTATGTCGACTCCTTTTTCTAAGCAGGATTTTCTTTTCATAGATCCTTTTGTGAAGCGGCATAAGATTGCTTCTTATGAGTTGAATCATCCACGCTTATTGGAACTGGCGGCTCAGTCTGGAAAACCCCTTTTTCTTTCCACCGGAGCTTCTACAGAGGCAGAGATCGCATGGGCTGTGAAAACCTTCAAGGCATATGGAGGAAAAGATTTAACACTTCTGCAATGCACGGCAGCATATCCCGCACCGCCAGATAGTTTGAACTTGAGGGCGATTGCCTGGATGAAAGCCCGTTTCCGGGTGTCTGCTGGATTATCAGACCATAGTTTACATCCTCTTTATGCGCCTTTAGCTGCTGTCGCGCTAGGTGCAACAGCCATTGAAAAGCATTTTACACTCGATCGCCATCTACCAGGTCCAGATCATGCTTATGCTCTTCTTCCAGAAGAGCTCAAGGAAATGATTAAAACGATTCGGGAGGGTGAAAAAATGCTCGGAACAGGATTTAAAACAGAAAATGCCGTCGAATCGGAATTGCGTTTATTTGCCAGACGCGGATTGCAAGCGATTGCTCCGATTAAAAAGGGGGGTATTTTTGAAGAGGGGAAGAATATAGATATCCTTCGTCCAGGTAATCAGAAGCCAGGTATTCATCCAAAATTTATCTTCCGGGTGGAAGGAAAAAAAGCCACTCGTTCTTTGTCTGAAGGGGAAGGCATTCAATATGGAGACTGGGAGTGA
- a CDS encoding HAD family hydrolase yields MTTLKMLFVDLDGTLADSIPLLYHFYQTFLARYGKEGNVDEFQRLNGPTIPEVVRILKQIYALQEPVEQLLQTYEQILLDGYAKETPLAPYAKETLLNLRRQGVNLGLVTAAKKTLADAFLKSHGMDDWFAFVCAGDHLIKGKPDPEIYEKAVLLAGCEKPHICVIEDSENGVKAALAADLAVIQIDLRQQKPQIAGNWKEIYQRLKRYDELSDYSAEHTF; encoded by the coding sequence GTGACAACCTTAAAAATGCTTTTTGTGGATCTGGATGGAACGTTAGCGGATAGCATCCCACTTTTGTATCATTTTTATCAGACCTTCTTGGCGCGATATGGAAAAGAGGGGAATGTAGACGAGTTTCAGCGCCTCAATGGCCCGACCATTCCTGAAGTTGTGCGCATTTTAAAACAAATATATGCTTTGCAAGAACCCGTGGAGCAATTACTTCAAACTTATGAGCAAATCTTGCTAGATGGGTACGCAAAAGAAACCCCTCTCGCTCCTTATGCAAAAGAAACCCTCTTGAATTTAAGGAGACAAGGTGTCAATTTAGGTTTAGTGACGGCTGCCAAAAAAACATTAGCGGATGCCTTTTTAAAATCTCACGGAATGGACGATTGGTTTGCGTTTGTTTGCGCAGGAGATCACCTGATCAAGGGAAAGCCTGATCCAGAAATCTATGAAAAAGCTGTTCTTTTAGCAGGGTGTGAAAAACCTCATATTTGTGTTATAGAAGATTCAGAAAATGGAGTAAAAGCGGCCTTAGCAGCGGATTTGGCTGTTATTCAAATCGATCTTCGCCAACAAAAACCTCAGATTGCTGGGAACTGGAAAGAAATCTACCAACGTTTAAAAAGATATGATGAATTATCAGATTATTCAGCTGAGCACACATTTTAA
- the holA gene encoding DNA polymerase III subunit delta, which translates to MKYTNFQAFEKHVRHSAPQHFSPIYLLITPDDFERQKAENLLRKEVLGSQMSSPYAFVQKEAESLPIQELKEELNTGDMFASRRVVLIQHLDALKKPQREYLEEYCLHPSAQLCLVCSAATFNRTTQLYKKMEKAGVIFDVEEKKPWELEKYLIEQVIADARVEGKSMDSSAAQLLVKQVGTNRSMLHQELEKLCCYVGNRTSITTQDIQAICANVPSETIWQLGDAIFQRDIKSVIRIGLALLDEGTPFLILLRQIRSQFQTKYQLCSIHAAGGSPADMAAQFPYMKGAILEKNLSMARAYGLERFKKGMMLIDETELLAKNSGSDTACLAERLFIKLTC; encoded by the coding sequence ATGAAATACACAAACTTTCAAGCTTTTGAAAAACACGTGCGTCATTCGGCCCCTCAACATTTTTCTCCGATTTATTTGCTTATCACACCCGATGATTTTGAAAGGCAAAAAGCAGAGAATCTTTTGCGCAAGGAAGTTTTAGGCAGCCAGATGTCTTCTCCCTATGCTTTTGTCCAAAAAGAAGCTGAATCTCTGCCTATCCAAGAATTAAAAGAAGAATTGAATACGGGTGACATGTTTGCCTCACGTCGAGTTGTGTTGATTCAGCATCTGGATGCTTTAAAAAAGCCTCAGCGGGAATACTTAGAAGAATACTGTCTCCATCCTTCCGCACAACTTTGTTTAGTTTGCTCTGCAGCAACTTTTAATCGGACCACTCAGCTCTATAAAAAAATGGAGAAAGCCGGCGTTATTTTTGATGTAGAGGAAAAAAAACCTTGGGAGCTTGAAAAATATTTGATCGAGCAAGTCATTGCAGATGCACGCGTTGAAGGGAAATCCATGGATAGCAGTGCCGCACAACTCTTAGTCAAGCAGGTCGGAACAAATCGATCGATGTTACATCAGGAGCTTGAAAAGCTATGCTGTTATGTGGGAAACCGTACAAGCATCACTACGCAGGATATTCAAGCCATTTGTGCGAATGTGCCATCTGAAACGATTTGGCAGCTTGGAGATGCAATTTTTCAACGAGATATCAAAAGTGTGATTCGTATTGGCTTGGCTTTGCTTGATGAAGGAACTCCTTTTTTAATTCTATTGCGTCAAATACGCTCACAGTTTCAGACAAAATATCAATTATGCTCGATTCATGCTGCCGGCGGAAGCCCTGCAGATATGGCCGCCCAGTTTCCTTATATGAAAGGGGCTATTTTGGAAAAAAATTTAAGCATGGCTCGCGCTTATGGTTTAGAGCGTTTTAAAAAAGGAATGATGCTGATCGATGAGACAGAGCTTCTTGCCAAAAATAGTGGTTCAGATACTGCTTGCTTGGCAGAAAGACTTTTTATTAAATTGACTTGCTAA
- a CDS encoding SAM-dependent methyltransferase: protein MSPALLLLPNLLGELPQHQFFLPASVDQAVESIDGLIAESEKAGRRYLGRFQTKRPAREIPIALLNKNTPDEDCDFLLEPIRKGERWGLVSDAGLPCIADPGYLLVRRARQLGISIQTFTGPSAFVMALILSGLPGQSFSFHGYVPKEPGDREKKVKEFENNSIRTNATQIFMDAPHRNQHTLETLLNTLQDSTLLCAAWDLTLPSQGIVTQPIRSWKKMPLPNLAKKNVVFLLHGNV, encoded by the coding sequence ATGTCTCCTGCTTTGCTTCTTTTACCTAATCTGCTTGGGGAATTGCCTCAGCATCAGTTCTTTTTACCAGCTAGCGTTGATCAAGCTGTAGAATCCATCGATGGATTAATTGCAGAAAGTGAAAAAGCAGGGCGTCGTTACCTAGGGCGATTTCAAACAAAGCGACCAGCTCGTGAAATTCCAATTGCCTTATTAAATAAAAATACACCTGATGAAGATTGCGATTTTCTCTTAGAACCGATTCGTAAAGGGGAGAGATGGGGGCTTGTATCTGATGCTGGTCTTCCATGCATTGCTGATCCTGGTTACCTTTTAGTTCGACGCGCTCGTCAATTAGGTATTTCAATTCAAACTTTTACTGGGCCTTCCGCTTTTGTGATGGCTTTAATTCTTTCTGGACTTCCCGGGCAGTCTTTTTCTTTTCATGGCTATGTTCCTAAAGAGCCTGGAGATCGAGAAAAGAAAGTAAAAGAGTTTGAGAATAACTCCATTCGTACAAATGCAACTCAAATTTTCATGGACGCTCCACATCGTAATCAACATACCTTGGAAACGTTATTGAATACTCTTCAAGATTCCACTCTTCTTTGTGCGGCTTGGGACTTAACCTTACCAAGTCAAGGGATCGTAACCCAACCTATTCGCAGTTGGAAAAAGATGCCTTTGCCAAACCTTGCTAAAAAAAATGTTGTTTTTTTGTTGCACGGGAATGTCTAA
- the hemW gene encoding radical SAM family heme chaperone HemW, with product MPVFLSMPVSKKQISLYFHIPFCSQKCDYCHFYVLPDKDPFKQQLMEGLELEWKKILPLLSGCEVISIYFGGGTPSLLGIESIAKILSWIEKEGVLHSYAEISLEANPENVNTPLMKGYANAGINRVSLGIQTFDPALLKILHRTHTSERAYQAVEEIATAGIRNISVDLMYDIPCQTFDQWVHTLQQVVKLPITHLSFYNLTIEPHTKFYKQQEQLKKVVPDPETSFTMLTYGIEQLELHGLKRYEISAFARDACYSRHNVGYWTARPFLGLGPSAFSYWEEERFRNIAHLGRYVEKLRKDESPVDFREKLGYEEHLRELLAVELRLMKGVNLEEFHNRHGALTHSMHETVRALIQSEFLLEDNHVLILSEKGKNFYDTVAAEIVGCED from the coding sequence TTGCCCGTATTTTTAAGCATGCCCGTTTCTAAAAAACAAATCAGCCTTTATTTTCATATCCCCTTCTGCTCGCAAAAATGTGACTATTGTCATTTTTATGTTTTGCCTGATAAAGATCCCTTTAAACAACAGTTAATGGAAGGTCTCGAGCTTGAATGGAAAAAAATTCTTCCATTACTTTCTGGGTGTGAAGTCATCTCGATTTATTTTGGGGGTGGCACTCCTTCATTGCTAGGCATAGAATCCATTGCGAAGATTCTATCTTGGATTGAAAAGGAGGGAGTTTTGCATTCATATGCTGAAATCTCTTTAGAAGCAAATCCTGAAAATGTGAATACCCCCTTGATGAAAGGGTATGCAAACGCCGGAATTAATCGCGTTAGTTTAGGTATTCAAACTTTTGATCCAGCCTTATTAAAGATTTTACATCGCACACATACTTCCGAAAGAGCTTACCAAGCTGTAGAAGAAATTGCAACGGCAGGTATTCGGAATATTTCAGTTGATTTGATGTATGACATTCCTTGTCAAACCTTTGATCAATGGGTTCATACACTGCAACAAGTCGTCAAACTCCCCATCACACACCTTTCTTTTTATAATTTGACCATAGAGCCTCATACAAAGTTTTATAAACAACAAGAGCAGCTTAAAAAGGTGGTTCCAGACCCCGAAACTAGCTTTACGATGTTGACATATGGGATTGAACAGCTTGAATTACACGGTTTGAAGCGGTATGAAATATCCGCTTTTGCTCGCGATGCCTGTTACTCACGGCATAATGTAGGTTATTGGACGGCTCGTCCCTTTTTGGGATTGGGACCTTCCGCATTTAGCTATTGGGAAGAAGAGCGTTTTCGAAATATAGCGCATCTAGGAAGGTATGTCGAAAAATTGCGAAAGGATGAGTCTCCTGTTGATTTTCGCGAAAAACTTGGGTATGAAGAGCATCTGCGAGAGTTGTTGGCTGTTGAATTACGTTTGATGAAGGGTGTGAACCTAGAAGAATTTCACAACCGACATGGAGCTTTAACACACTCCATGCATGAAACAGTTCGGGCTTTAATCCAATCTGAATTTCTTCTAGAAGATAACCATGTGTTAATCCTTTCTGAAAAGGGTAAGAACTTTTATGACACAGTCGCAGCAGAAATTGTGGGATGTGAAGATTAA
- the pgl gene encoding 6-phosphogluconolactonase: MVEFFWEKEILGFDERRDLIIPGNHEQTLDFCTEHFITLAEHAIQTKGFFNVALSGGSTPGALFKRLAKPENRPRVKWENVRLFWSDERSVPPSNPESNYHMAMESGFKVLPLKVEHIFRMHAEDHIEQNALAYENLILKYVPNHALDLVMLGMGEDGHTASLFPKTHALHAPERLVVANFVPQKNTWRMTFTFECINAASAIVIYVLGKGKKEMLKHVLTAPYDPDNLPAQRIGVPAHKALWISDNEALPEYPF, encoded by the coding sequence ATGGTTGAATTTTTTTGGGAAAAAGAGATTTTGGGATTTGATGAACGAAGGGATTTGATCATTCCAGGCAATCACGAACAAACCTTAGATTTTTGCACAGAGCATTTTATCACGCTTGCAGAACACGCGATTCAAACCAAAGGCTTTTTTAATGTTGCCTTATCGGGAGGATCCACTCCCGGTGCTTTATTTAAACGCCTAGCTAAACCTGAAAATCGGCCTAGAGTTAAATGGGAAAACGTTAGACTTTTTTGGAGTGATGAGCGTTCGGTTCCCCCATCTAATCCTGAAAGTAACTATCACATGGCCATGGAATCAGGATTTAAAGTTCTCCCTTTAAAAGTAGAGCACATTTTTCGCATGCATGCGGAAGATCATATCGAGCAAAACGCATTAGCCTATGAAAATTTAATTCTAAAATATGTACCCAACCATGCTCTGGATTTAGTCATGTTAGGAATGGGTGAAGATGGACATACAGCCTCTTTATTTCCTAAAACACATGCTTTGCATGCCCCTGAACGTTTAGTGGTGGCAAATTTCGTCCCTCAAAAAAACACCTGGCGTATGACATTCACTTTCGAATGCATCAACGCAGCTTCAGCAATTGTCATTTATGTTTTAGGAAAAGGCAAAAAAGAGATGCTAAAACATGTGTTAACTGCACCTTACGATCCTGATAATCTACCTGCTCAACGGATTGGAGTCCCAGCACATAAGGCTTTGTGGATATCTGATAACGAAGCATTACCTGAATACCCATTTTAG
- a CDS encoding glucose-6-phosphate dehydrogenase assembly protein OpcA: protein MHILDHVPVASIETELANLWESQGEKNKIKACLFNLVIYTQDARRIPFFDEIVHSFIEKYPCRVIFIQGNQQEKDAPINVKVSNVILQDGNTLIGCDQIILEAGINQIHRIPFIILPLFVPDLPIYLLWGENPATETKILPYILEFANKLIFDSEWTEDLQNFSKKVLTQIDRLKIEVTDFNWATLRGWRCVLSQTFDTPDKIDILNKGAVLYISYNSKKTEFLLHNEINALYLQAWLAAQLGWSIESADCDIQNRHLKYSYQKHPIEVKLIPEEHDDSSPGDILSIEIYTKEGCSIEIAKKKDLSQVYVHMATPEKCELPFTISLPNLQRGFNFIKEVFYHSANEHYHNMLLMLSKTRWNTYPKD, encoded by the coding sequence ATGCACATACTCGATCATGTTCCAGTCGCCTCAATTGAAACCGAATTGGCAAATTTGTGGGAATCGCAGGGTGAAAAAAATAAAATTAAAGCTTGTTTGTTTAATCTTGTCATCTACACACAAGATGCTCGACGCATTCCATTTTTCGATGAGATCGTCCACTCTTTTATTGAAAAATATCCTTGTCGCGTCATTTTCATCCAAGGAAACCAGCAAGAAAAAGATGCCCCTATTAATGTAAAAGTCTCAAATGTGATTTTACAAGATGGCAACACACTCATCGGATGCGATCAAATTATCCTAGAAGCTGGAATCAACCAGATTCATCGAATTCCTTTTATTATTTTACCTTTGTTTGTTCCCGATTTACCGATTTATCTGCTTTGGGGAGAAAATCCTGCGACAGAAACCAAAATCCTTCCATACATTCTAGAATTTGCGAACAAACTTATTTTCGATTCTGAATGGACTGAAGATTTGCAAAACTTTAGCAAAAAAGTTCTTACGCAAATTGACCGTTTAAAAATAGAGGTAACAGATTTTAATTGGGCAACCTTGCGAGGATGGCGCTGTGTCCTCTCTCAAACATTTGACACACCTGATAAAATCGATATTCTTAATAAAGGTGCGGTCCTATACATCTCTTATAATAGCAAAAAAACAGAGTTCCTTTTACATAACGAAATTAACGCCTTGTATTTACAAGCCTGGCTAGCTGCTCAGCTTGGATGGAGTATTGAATCTGCGGACTGTGATATCCAAAATCGACATCTGAAATATTCCTATCAAAAACATCCGATTGAGGTGAAGTTGATCCCTGAAGAACACGACGATTCTTCACCGGGAGATATCCTTTCTATCGAAATTTACACAAAAGAGGGTTGCTCTATCGAGATTGCTAAGAAAAAAGATCTTTCTCAAGTTTATGTTCATATGGCCACCCCAGAAAAATGTGAGCTTCCTTTTACTATCTCGCTCCCTAACTTACAACGTGGATTTAACTTTATTAAGGAAGTTTTCTATCACTCGGCAAATGAGCATTATCACAATATGCTCTTAATGCTTTCAAAAACACGCTGGAATACTTATCCAAAAGACTAA